A region from the Gossypium hirsutum isolate 1008001.06 chromosome A08, Gossypium_hirsutum_v2.1, whole genome shotgun sequence genome encodes:
- the LOC107929837 gene encoding uncharacterized protein — translation MAKSSNFFYCNYGDLPYLLDVKVNKYLFQALAQFWNPAYSCFTFGGVDLVPTVEEYMALPNCPKIQADRAYSRPVNIPPFLKKLMNVTGMSEQWVAARIKQKGDSKCIPWRNLRDLILAHPDSRKRVDAFSLSLYSLIIFPKALGHINEVVSDLFDRLDKGTTPVPAILTETFRSLNACRRAGEGRFIGCAQLLLAWFHNHFWKVEKVSYRVFSKDYSLLRELVATPRWDDILEEKWITILQNLRAEDVEWRAPWLIPDEILYRCGDFDWVPLAGIWRAVGYAPLMVLRQYRSR, via the coding sequence ATGGCGAAGTCAAGCAACTTTTTTTACTGTAACTACGGTGATTTACCCTATTTGCTCGATGTAAAGGTGAACAAGTACTTGTTCCAGGCTCTCGCGCAGTTTTGGAAccctgcttacagttgcttcaccttCGGAGGAGTTGATTTAGTACCGACTGTGGAGGAATACATGGCGTTACCTAATTGCCCGAAGATTCAGGCTGATAGGGCCTATTCAAGACCTGTCAACATCCCTCCCTTTTTGAAAAAGTTGATGAATGTaacggggatgagcgagcaatgggtTGCAGCCCGCATCAAGCAAAAAGGGGATAGTAAGTGTATTCCTTGGAGGAATTTGAGGGACTTGATTCTTGCGCACCCCGATTCGAGGAAAAGGGTTGATGCTTTTTCCTTAAGCCTCTACAGTTTGATCATCTTTCCTAAGGCGCTAGGACACATAAATGAAGTGGTCTCAGATCTATTCGATCGGCTTGATAAAGGTACTACACCTGTCCCGGCAATCCTAACAGAAACTTTCAGATCCTTGAATGCATGCCGGAGAGCGGGCGAGGGAAGATTTATTGGTTGTGCTCAGCTTCTTTTGGCTTGGTTCCACAACCATTTCTGGAAGGTGGAGAAGGTCTCCTATCGGGTTTTCTCTAAGGATTATTCCCTATTAAGGGAATTAGTGGCCACACCGAGATGGGACGACATCTTAGAAGAGAAATGGATAACTATTCTCCAGAATTTACGGGCCGAAGACGTTGAATGGAGAGCTCCGTGGTTGATTCCTGACGAGATCTTATATAGGTGCGGTGATTTTGACTGGGTCCCTCTGGCCGGAATATGGAGAGCCGTTGGATACGCTCCACTGATGGTGTTAAGGCAATATCGATCAAGGTAA